The window CTCGGTGAGCACGGTGTAGAAGGCGGTGATGGAGCCGCCGCCTTCGTCGCCATTGCCGGCGCGTTCCACCAGCGCTGGCAGCTTGGCGAACACCGAAGGCGGGTAGCCCTTGGTGGCAGGCGGCTCACCGATGGCCAGGGCGATCTCGCGCTGCGCCATGGCGTAGCGGGTCAGTGAATCCATGATGAGCAGCACGTCCTTGCCCTGATCGCGGAAATACTCGGCAATGGAGGTGCAATAGGCCGCTCCCTGCAGGCGCATCAGCGGCGGGGTATCGGCCGGGGCGGCCACGACCACGGAGCGGGCCAGGCCCTCGGCGCCGAGGATCTGTTCGATGAATTCCTTGACTTCGCGGCCGCGCTCGCCGATCAGGCCGACCACGATCACGTCGGCGCTGGTGTAGCGCGCCATCATCCCCAGCAGCACGCTCTTGCCCACGCCGGACCCGGCAAACAGGCCCATGCGTTGGCCGCGGCCAACGGTGAGCATGGAATTGATGGCGCGAATGCCGGTATCGAGGATGTCGCGGATGGGTGCGCGGCCCAGCGGGTTGGCCGCGCGCACGGCCAGGGGCGCAGAGCGTTCGGTATGCAGCGGCCCGAGGTTGTCCAGCGGGCGGCCAGCGCCGTCGAGCACGCGACCCAGCAATTCCTCGCCCACGGGCAGGCGGCGGCTGTGCTCATCGGCGCGGCGCGGGGTGAAGCTGATGGGGCCGGTGCGCGGCGGCGGGCGGACCGGTTCGACCGGATAGACCCGGGTGCCGGGAACGATGCCTTCGACATCGCTTTGCGGCATCAGGAAGAGGCGATCATCCTGGAAACCGACCACTTCTGCCTCGATCATGGTGCCATTGGGCAGGGGGACGTTGCAGGGGCTGCCTACCGGCAGCTTCAGGCCGACCGCTTCCATCACCAGGCCCGCCACGCGGGTGATGCGGCCAGCGGTCATGGTGGGCTCGGCCATGGC is drawn from Herbaspirillum seropedicae and contains these coding sequences:
- the fliI gene encoding flagellar protein export ATPase FliI — encoded protein: MNSPMPSHSSLWQAYLHNCRSLVAMAEPTMTAGRITRVAGLVMEAVGLKLPVGSPCNVPLPNGTMIEAEVVGFQDDRLFLMPQSDVEGIVPGTRVYPVEPVRPPPRTGPISFTPRRADEHSRRLPVGEELLGRVLDGAGRPLDNLGPLHTERSAPLAVRAANPLGRAPIRDILDTGIRAINSMLTVGRGQRMGLFAGSGVGKSVLLGMMARYTSADVIVVGLIGERGREVKEFIEQILGAEGLARSVVVAAPADTPPLMRLQGAAYCTSIAEYFRDQGKDVLLIMDSLTRYAMAQREIALAIGEPPATKGYPPSVFAKLPALVERAGNGDEGGGSITAFYTVLTEGDDQQDPIADAARAILDGHIVLNRQLAEAGHYPAIDIEQSISRAMHSITDAEHQRSSRHLKQLYSRFQRNRDLISVGAYAAGSDPILDEAIALLPRMEAFLQQGIHEQADVSESLRQLTALFG